In Nerophis ophidion isolate RoL-2023_Sa linkage group LG02, RoL_Noph_v1.0, whole genome shotgun sequence, one DNA window encodes the following:
- the LOC133541492 gene encoding uncharacterized protein LOC133541492 gives MSPKEFDNADLESIYSQFCASTDDNSKVIFQNTQRLSATDNLFHIDVLIQDAVELRAMLDSGSMACSLSSRVLPLLEQANVLSSDLISPTSVILIGCGGSKIRPVGVCELQMTIFDCHILVPTLIVDGQCDDIILGSNVIKHLIRMLKHSGKFWEQMSLSDKTSVEEESLLQLLAAVETWRDGECPDKVGAVKLKHAVTLEPMTEHLVWGRLPSHASLSAGSAVVVEPSESRTVPRTIVVGRVVTPLWGDGWVPVRVINPATKPVTLRRNCIIADVSPCVALEDFDTDYLYDNDKTNDVKCTVTRTVDQTDTGSEKTLTVDSEYAAHRPYSSTLHDLGLGDIDIDSSNLSPFWRTKLVDLLAKYESIFSRNSLDCGKAKDFVHRIRLSDNKPFRLPYRRLSPSHYEKLKVALNEMEERDIIRKSTSEYASPLVLVWKKNGDLRLCTDFRWLNARIIRDAHPLPHQADALAALGGNAFFSTMDLTSGYYNVEVHEEDRKFTAFTSPFGLYEYNRLPQGLCNSPATFIRMMMTIFGDQNFLSLLCYLDDILVFAPTEQLALQRLEMVFERLQAHNLKLAPKKCHFMRPSVKFLGHIVQRNGISTDPDKVTAIVGLGEKDLMEEGTNIPSPSKIRSFLGMVGFYQQFFEGYSRISKPLFALTSGVKWPRNTKAKKRPPVFRKLSSADWTLECSEAFRKLKQALLENATLAHPDFSKPFLLSIDASSNGLGAVLSQLAEGDDVARAVAFASKSLNYAQSRYPAHRLEFLALKWAVCDKFSHWLRGQPFTIWTDNNPLTHILTKPKLDACEQRWVSKLAPFNFEIKYIPGPKNVVADALSREPFVQPSVLHRLTKVPYGALLEEASALHTDSVQDAFRLSCDPVRWLQLLQPPTVASENTVVVPSGQTISAQSVTAVLEQSLDQECPPPHASLLPQLTQSVQPPELADFPSLPRNELIAKQRDDPCLGRVLHFVGRQRRPSRRERPHEPVDALRLLRHWDRLILRSGVLYRTSKDVVTKKRTYQYIVPSAVKEKVLKGVHDEAGHQGQRRTLYLA, from the coding sequence ATGTCCCCAAAAGAGTTTGACAATGCTGATCTTGAGTCTATCTACTCACAGTTCTGCGCATCAACAGATGATAACTCTAAGGTGATATTTCAAAATACACAGAGACTTTCTGCGACAGATAACCTTTTCCACATTGACGTGTTGATCCAGGATGCTGTAGAGCTACGTGCCATGTTGGATAGTGGTTCGATGGCCTGTTCTTTGAGCAGTCGTGTGCTCCCTCTCCTTGAGCAGGCTAATGTTTTATCTTCTGACTTGATATCTCCCACATCTGTTATCCTTATTGGATGTGGCGGTTCAAAAATCAGACCTGTTGGTGTATGTGAGCTTCAGATGACAATCTTTGACTGTCACATCTTGGTACCCACACTTATTGTGGACGGCCAATGTGATGACATCATTCTTGGCAGCAATGTCATAAAACACCTCATTCGCATGCTGAAACATTCTGGGAAATTTTGGGAGCAAATGTCACTTTCGGACAAGACATCCGTGGAGGAGGAAAGTTTGCTGCAGCTGCTGGCCGCTGTGGAGACATGGAGAGATGGTGAGTGCCCTGACAAGGTTGGCGCTGTCAAACTCAAACATGCTGTGACCTTGGAACCCATGACAGAACATTTGGTTTGGGGTCGCCTGCCCAGCCATGCCAGTCTCTCTGCTGGCAGCGCAGTGGTTGTGGAGCCAAGTGAGTCGCGCACAGTGCCACGAACAATAGTAGTGGGGCGGGTTGTAACGCCATTATGGGGCGATGGGTGGGTCCCAGTGAGAGTTATTAACCCCGCTACTAAACCAGTAACCCTGAGACGCAACTGTATAATTGCAGACGTGTCCCCTTGTGTAGCACTAGAGGATTTTGACACTGACTACTTGTACGACAATGACAAAACCAATGATGTGAAATGCACAGTTACCAGGACTGTTGACCAGACGGACACAGGTAGTGAGAAAACCTTGACAGTTGACTCAGAGTATGCTGCACACAGACCTTACAGCTCGACACTCCATGATTTGGGACTGGGGGACATTGACATAGACTCAAGTAATCTGTCTCCATTCTGGAGGACTAAGCTTGTTGATCTGTTGGCCAAGTATGAGTCCATCTTCTCCCGCAACAGTTTGGACTGTGGAAAAGCCAAAGACTTTGTCCATCGCATTCGGCTGAGTGACAATAAACCCTTCAGACTGCCATATCGTCGCTTGTCCCCATCTCATTATGAGAAGCTGAAGGTAGCACTGAATGAAATGGAAGAACGAGACATCATAAGGAAGTCCACAAGTGAATACGCCTCGCCACTTGTCCTCGTCTGGAAAAAGAACGGTGACCTACGGCTCTGCACAGACTTTCGCTGGCTGAACGCACGCATCATCAGAGACGCACATCCCCTGCCTCACCAGGCTGACGCCTTGGCTGCTCTTGGAGGAAACGCTTTCTTTTCAACCATGGACTTGACCTCAGGTTACTATAATGTGGAAGTTCATGAGGAGGACAGGAAGTTCACCGCATTTACCTCTCCTTTTGGACTTTACGAATACAACCGGCTACCTCAGGGGCTCTGCAACAGTCCGGCCACGTTCATCAGAATGATGATGACGATCTTCGGTGATCAAAATTTCTTGAGCCTTCTTTGCTATCTAGACGACATCTTGGTATTCGCTCCCACTGAACAGTTGGCGTTACAGAGGCTGGAAATGGTGTTTGAGAGGTTACAGGCCCACAACCTAAAGCTTGCTCCTAAAAAGTGCCACTTCATGAGACCCTCTGTGAAATTTTTGGGACACATCGTGCAGAGAAATGGAATTTCCACTGACCCTGATAAAGTCACAGCCATTGTTGGCCTGGGGGAGAAAGACTTGATGGAGGAGGGCACCAACATACCTTCTCCTTCCAAGATCAGATCTTTCCTGGGTATGGTTGGATTTTATCAACAGTTCTTCGAGGGATACTCGCGCATTAGCAAACCTCTGTTTGCACTGACATCTGGGGTGAAGTGGCCACGAAATACCAAGGCCAAGAAGCGCCCACCTGTCTTTAGGAAGCTCTCTTCTGCTGATTGGACCCTGGAATGCAGTGAAGCTTTCAGGAAGCTGAAGCAGGCTTTGTTGGAGAATGCCACCCTTGCTCATCCTGACTTCAGTAAGCCTTTCCTGCTGTCGATTGATGCCTCCTCCAACGGCCTGGGAGCTGTTTTGTCGCAGTTAGCAGAGGGTGATGATGTTGCACGAGCTGTCGCGTTTGCCAGTAAGTCGCTCAACTATGCGCAGTCCCGCTATCCAGCACACAGGCTGGAATTTCTCGCACTCAAGTGGGCTGTTTGTGACAAATTCAGTCATTGGCTGAGGGGACAGCCATTTACCATCTGGACTGACAACAACCCCTTAACGCATATCCTCACTAAGCCGAAGCTTGATGCTTGTGAGCAGAGATGGGTGTCAAAGTTGGCCCCATTCAACTTTGAGATTAAATATATACCTGGCCCCAAAAATGTGGTGGCAGACGCCCTCAGTCGTGAGCCATTTGTGCAGCCTAGTGTGCTTCATCGCCTCACAAAGGTCCCTTATGGTGCACTCTTGGAGGAAGCAAGTGCCTTACATACTGACTCTGTACAGGACGCTTTCCGTCTGTCCTGTGACCCAGTGCGCTGGCTGCAGCTGCTCCAACCCCCCACTGTGGCCTCTGAAAACACTGTGGTGGTGCCCAGTGGTCAAACTATCTCTGCCCAGTCAGTGACTGCTGTCCTTGAACAGTCTTTGGATCAAGAGTGTCCACCTCCTCATGCTTCCCTCTTGCCTCAGCTCACCCAGTCCGTTCAACCACCAGAGCTGGCCGATTTCCCCTCTCTTCCGAGAAATGAGCTGATTGCTAAGCAGCGTGATGACCCCTGCTTGGGTCGTGTGCTTCACTTTGTGGGACGGCAGCGAAGACCATCAAGACGAGAACGTCCACATGAACCTGTCGATGCTCTGCGACTCCTCAGACACTGGGACAGACTCATACTCAGGTCGGGTGTGCTATATCGCACTTCCAAGGATGTTGTGACAAAGAAAAGGACTTACCAGTACATTGTACCCTCTGCTGTTAAGGAAAAAGTGCTCAAAGGAGTTCATGATGAGGCAGGTCACCAGGGGCAGAGAAGGACGCTCTACCTAGCCTGA